In Comamonas sp. lk, the following proteins share a genomic window:
- a CDS encoding site-specific integrase, translating to MEVGLQAATQEAIRELMREGESGNTRTSYQSAMRYWAAWHVLRLGRPMQLPLATAAVLQFIVDHAQRQTANGLMSEMPDEVDEALVLAGYKGKKGPPSHNTLVHRIAVLSKAHQVHGLVNPCQDGAVRELMSRTRKAYARRGEQPQKKEALTRDVLEELLATCDDSLRGLRDRALLLFAWASGGRRRSEVAGGDMRYLRSVGPEDFIYTLVHSKTNQSGADAPENHKPVTGRAAQALRDWLQAAQISEGPIFRRIRKGGHVAEPLTPAAVRNIVKERCALAGVEGDFSAHSLRSGFVTEAGRQNVPLPDTMALTGHHSVNTVMGYYRADTALQNRAARLLDEPQKKS from the coding sequence ATGGAAGTCGGGCTGCAAGCTGCGACCCAGGAGGCCATTCGTGAGCTGATGCGCGAGGGCGAGTCCGGCAACACTCGCACCAGCTATCAAAGTGCCATGCGTTACTGGGCTGCATGGCATGTGTTGCGGCTGGGCCGCCCCATGCAGCTGCCGCTGGCAACGGCGGCCGTGCTGCAATTCATTGTTGACCATGCCCAGCGACAGACGGCCAACGGCCTGATGAGCGAAATGCCCGATGAAGTGGACGAGGCGCTGGTGCTCGCAGGCTACAAGGGCAAGAAAGGCCCGCCGTCACACAACACGCTGGTGCACAGAATTGCTGTGCTGTCGAAAGCGCACCAGGTACACGGGCTGGTCAACCCCTGCCAGGACGGCGCGGTGCGCGAGCTGATGTCGCGTACTCGCAAGGCCTATGCCCGCCGGGGCGAGCAGCCTCAGAAAAAAGAAGCGCTGACCCGTGATGTGCTGGAAGAACTGCTGGCCACCTGCGACGACAGCCTGCGTGGCTTGCGTGATCGTGCCTTGCTGCTGTTTGCCTGGGCCAGTGGCGGGCGGCGCAGGTCCGAGGTGGCGGGAGGCGACATGCGCTATTTGCGCTCCGTGGGGCCTGAGGACTTCATCTACACGCTGGTGCACAGCAAGACCAACCAGAGCGGTGCCGATGCCCCCGAGAATCACAAACCTGTGACAGGCCGCGCGGCTCAGGCTTTGCGCGACTGGCTGCAGGCCGCGCAGATCAGCGAAGGACCGATATTTCGCCGTATTCGCAAAGGCGGCCATGTGGCCGAGCCGCTGACCCCGGCCGCAGTGCGCAATATCGTCAAGGAGCGCTGTGCGCTGGCGGGCGTGGAAGGCGATTTTTCGGCCCACTCGCTGCGCTCAGGCTTTGTGACGGAAGCGGGCCGGCAGAACGTGCCCCTGCCAGACACCATGGCCTTGACCGGTCACCACAGCGTGAACACGGTGATGGGCTATTACCGTGCAGATACGGCTTTGCAAAAC